Proteins encoded by one window of Methylobacterium sp. SyP6R:
- a CDS encoding P-loop NTPase fold protein produces MTIEVFASELKRFLSTEDPEVLCITGRWGVGKTYAWRHYLKEAQKAKSVALSKYSYISLFGRNSLDDVRTSIVENTVDSNTVGQQPDLTSFDAIVGKLLAGAKDLTKVATYIPQASGYVASANRALFMMTSNQIVCVDDLERSGKGLDAKDVMGLISGLKEEKRCKIVILLNEEALSGDNKIDFGTQIEKIADTIIRFEPTPAECADIGVEKGRFYTEELTRCVVRLRIINIRVIKKIERLCKRLDFLKEYDSRVINQSIQSISLAGYAKFQPKEAPPLEFIRTYNHIFDLMSGDRDKPDPNEAFRTLLRSYEFGHMDDLDAVLFDAVERGFFIEEDLKREADKQQKTLILSDKHTAFSNAWEDYHSSFDADQDAVLDKMFASVKTDYEAISPTNLSSTVALFKELGRPEQAAEIIKTYIGNRKEDDKFWDLSEGYLGRHVTDVDVRKAFADKYATLRTPFNAEKFVRELPGRGGWDPRDVADMANVTEDEYVKIFKSLKRDDFKSSVEGALYFKKVGNADDHMKKIVLRAEAALRRIAAESPMNAQRVKNFGVNLEEYPKPIADIEDVADDKEY; encoded by the coding sequence ATGACGATAGAGGTCTTCGCGTCCGAGCTGAAACGCTTCCTTTCTACAGAAGATCCCGAGGTCCTTTGTATTACTGGTCGCTGGGGCGTAGGTAAGACGTACGCGTGGCGTCACTACCTTAAGGAAGCGCAGAAAGCAAAATCAGTCGCACTCAGCAAGTACTCCTACATCTCATTGTTCGGAAGAAATTCTCTTGACGATGTGCGTACATCTATTGTTGAAAATACAGTTGATAGCAATACTGTTGGCCAGCAGCCCGATCTAACGAGTTTCGACGCGATCGTTGGAAAACTTCTGGCGGGGGCAAAAGACCTAACGAAGGTCGCGACTTACATCCCACAGGCAAGTGGGTACGTGGCTAGCGCCAACCGTGCCCTTTTCATGATGACCAGCAATCAAATTGTTTGCGTTGATGATCTGGAACGCTCTGGAAAGGGACTGGATGCAAAAGATGTCATGGGGTTAATCTCGGGACTTAAGGAGGAAAAACGATGTAAGATCGTAATTCTTCTCAACGAAGAGGCACTTTCTGGAGACAACAAGATCGATTTCGGCACCCAGATTGAGAAAATTGCAGATACGATTATCAGGTTTGAGCCGACACCGGCGGAGTGTGCCGATATCGGCGTCGAGAAGGGACGTTTTTACACTGAGGAGTTGACGCGCTGCGTAGTCAGACTTCGTATTATTAACATTAGGGTCATCAAAAAAATTGAGCGCTTGTGTAAGCGCTTAGATTTCCTTAAAGAATATGACTCAAGAGTTATTAATCAATCCATACAATCGATATCACTGGCAGGATATGCAAAATTTCAACCGAAAGAAGCTCCACCGCTAGAATTCATCCGAACGTACAACCACATTTTCGATCTAATGAGCGGTGACAGAGACAAACCTGATCCAAACGAGGCATTCAGGACGCTGCTTCGCTCTTACGAATTCGGACACATGGACGACCTAGACGCCGTCCTTTTTGATGCAGTCGAACGTGGGTTCTTTATTGAGGAGGATCTCAAACGCGAGGCTGACAAACAGCAGAAGACTCTAATCCTATCGGATAAGCATACGGCATTTTCCAATGCATGGGAAGATTACCACAGCTCATTTGATGCCGATCAGGATGCTGTCTTAGACAAAATGTTTGCCTCGGTAAAGACGGACTACGAGGCCATATCCCCGACCAACTTAAGTAGTACGGTTGCCTTATTTAAAGAACTGGGCCGCCCGGAGCAAGCTGCCGAAATAATAAAAACATATATCGGCAACAGGAAGGAAGATGATAAATTTTGGGACCTATCCGAAGGATATCTCGGACGTCACGTTACGGATGTCGATGTGCGAAAGGCGTTTGCAGACAAATATGCCACTCTGCGCACACCTTTTAATGCCGAAAAATTTGTTCGAGAACTTCCCGGTCGAGGTGGCTGGGATCCTCGCGATGTAGCGGACATGGCGAATGTCACCGAGGACGAATACGTTAAGATATTCAAGTCCCTCAAGCGTGATGATTTCAAATCTTCAGTAGAAGGCGCTTTGTATTTCAAGAAAGTTGGAAATGCTGACGACCATATGAAGAAAATCGTATTGAGAGCGGAAGCGGCATTGCGCCGTATTGCGGCAGAGAGTCCGATGAATGCACAGCGCGTAAAAAATTTTGGTGTCAACTTAGAAGAATATCCGAAGCCAATTGCTGACATCGAAGATGTCGCAGACGACAAAGAGTATTGA
- a CDS encoding recombinase family protein — MPRTFAYLRVSTPGQTTDNQLTEIQAAGFTIEPRRLVTETVSGSTAVGQRRGFARLLDRLEAGDVLVVTKLDRLGRNAMDVGATVARLEELGVRVHCLALGGVDLTSSTGKLTMAVINAVAEFERDLLIERTQAGLSRARAEGRRLGRPASLTGEQRAEVARQLGEGASVSALARTFKTSRQTILRIRDAAVPS; from the coding sequence ATGCCGCGCACCTTCGCCTACCTCCGCGTCTCGACCCCCGGCCAGACCACCGACAACCAGCTCACCGAGATCCAGGCCGCCGGGTTCACCATCGAGCCACGCCGCCTCGTGACCGAGACCGTGTCGGGATCCACCGCAGTCGGGCAGCGCCGCGGGTTCGCCCGCCTGCTCGACAGGCTCGAGGCGGGTGACGTTCTGGTGGTCACCAAGCTCGACCGGCTCGGTCGCAACGCCATGGACGTGGGCGCGACCGTCGCCAGGCTCGAGGAACTCGGCGTGCGGGTCCACTGCCTGGCGCTGGGTGGGGTCGACCTGACGAGTTCGACGGGCAAGCTGACGATGGCCGTGATCAACGCGGTCGCGGAATTTGAGCGCGATCTCCTGATCGAGCGGACCCAGGCCGGGCTGAGCCGGGCGCGGGCGGAAGGCCGACGGCTCGGCCGGCCGGCCAGTCTCACCGGCGAGCAGCGCGCGGAGGTCGCGCGCCAGCTCGGGGAAGGTGCGAGCGTGTCGGCCCTGGCGCGGACCTTCAAGACCAGCCGGCAGACCATCCTACGTATTAGGGATGCGGCCGTGCCGTCCTGA
- a CDS encoding DUF4276 family protein, translating into MHIDILVEDSSGHRLLDIIVPQIIGEFGEPHTWKIISYKGIGRIPKGLRPNADASKRILLDRLPDLLRGYGRTPGIDGLVVVVDSDRVSCVDLLNELKAVAAACNPSPNVIFRIAVEEIEAWYLGDRAAVMSAYPRAKQDVLNRYEQDSICGTWELLADAVHKGGSAALKRQGYVAAGAAKHEWADQIGSRMNMANNASHSFSKFRDGLIRLVVTSPLPVDPDTSGADNTLPGGA; encoded by the coding sequence ATGCATATCGATATATTAGTTGAAGATAGCTCAGGGCATCGCTTGCTTGATATAATTGTGCCTCAGATTATCGGAGAATTTGGAGAGCCACATACATGGAAGATAATATCTTATAAAGGGATCGGGCGCATACCGAAAGGTCTTCGTCCTAATGCTGATGCTTCAAAGCGTATCTTGTTGGATCGTCTTCCTGATCTATTGCGTGGATATGGAAGAACGCCCGGTATAGATGGTCTTGTTGTGGTTGTTGATAGCGATCGAGTAAGCTGCGTCGATCTATTGAACGAACTCAAGGCTGTTGCCGCTGCCTGTAATCCGTCGCCAAACGTTATTTTTAGGATAGCAGTTGAGGAAATTGAAGCATGGTATCTTGGCGATAGAGCCGCGGTAATGAGTGCTTACCCACGTGCAAAGCAAGATGTTCTGAATAGATATGAGCAAGATAGTATATGTGGAACATGGGAGCTACTCGCTGACGCTGTGCATAAAGGTGGATCGGCTGCCTTGAAGCGCCAAGGGTATGTTGCTGCGGGTGCCGCTAAGCATGAGTGGGCGGATCAAATAGGCAGCCGGATGAACATGGCTAACAACGCTTCGCATAGTTTTTCCAAATTTAGGGATGGACTAATCCGGTTAGTCGTGACATCGCCCCTGCCGGTCGATCCAGATACTTCTGGCGCGGATAACACGCTGCCGGGAGGAGCATGA